The Desulfuribacillus stibiiarsenatis sequence AGCTACAATACCATTCCAAAAACAAAGAAACCCGGAGAGTTATCATAAAGTCGCACAAACATTAGCAGTACAGATGATTGAAGATGAGATTCCACAGCTAGGCCCACTCAGTGGAATTCATGCGGCATTAGGTAAGTCGGGAAATCCATATATCATGGCCATAGCTTGTGATATGCCATAT is a genomic window containing:
- a CDS encoding NTP transferase domain-containing protein produces the protein MPFQKQRNPESYHKVAQTLAVQMIEDEIPQLGPLSGIHAALGKSGNPYIMAIACDMPY